The Rhipicephalus sanguineus isolate Rsan-2018 chromosome 7, BIME_Rsan_1.4, whole genome shotgun sequence genome includes a window with the following:
- the LOC119398976 gene encoding tigger transposable element-derived protein 6-like: MKLTVIGRYQNPRCFKLAGSLPCTYKANKKAWMTSEMFLEFLTHLDRKMSSQNRNILLLLDQCAAHPKQVTLCNIKLVFLPANTTSHLQPLDAGIIRNAKHYFKRLLVRHLLAKIERKDDNLQITLLDALHFIAMAWDRVTPTIIANCFDKCGVVESTATASQESEDDI, from the coding sequence ATGAAGCTCACCGTCATTGGCCGCTATCAGAATCCTCGCTGCTTCAAGTTGGCCGGGAGCCTTCCGTGCACTTACAAGGCCAACAAGAAGGCCTGGATGACATCGGAGATGTTTCTCGAGTTCCTCACACACTTGGACCGCAAGATGTCGAGCCAAAACAGGAACATCCTTCTGCTTCTGGACCAGTGCGCCGCACACCCTAAGCAAGTTACGCTTTGCAATATAAAATTAGTTTTTCTGCCGGCCAACACAACAAGCCATCTACAGCCGTTAGATGCCGGCATCATACGGAATGCCAAGCACTACTTCAAAAGACTTCTTGTGCGTCATCTCTTGGCCAAAATCGAACGCAAAGACGATAACTTGCAGATCACCCTTTTGGACGCCCTGCACTTCATTGCCATGGCGTGGGATCGTGTCACGCCCACAATTATAGCGAACTGCTTTGACAAATGCGGCGTTGTGGAGTCTACGGCGACAGCCTCGCAGGAGTCTGAGGACGACATATAG